CGCAGCACGATCCATACCCCGGTGATGAGCGCGGCACAGCCCAACGGCAGCGGGGCCAGCAGAATGAAGTTCGGCAGGCTGAACCATTTCTCGAAAATCCGCGCGCTGACCCAGGGGCTGGCGACGGAGACGGCGGCAAGCCCGAGCACGAGGAAGCCAAGCCCGACCCGCGCCCAGCGCACCGCCTGCCGCTGCAAAGCGCCCTCGGTTTTATAGATCAGCCAAGTGGCGCCGATGAAGGCATAGCTGGCAGCGAGGCAGACGGCGGTGAGCGCCGCGAACCCATAGGTGGCCGGGGTATCGTTGAGGCCCATCACATAAAAGCCCAGCATCCAGCCTTGCGACAGCGCGGTCATCAGCGATCCCGCGAAAAAGGCGCCGTTCCACCAGCCTTTTTGAGCCGGCTTCACCTTAGCGCGAAATTCAAAAGCAACGCCGCGTAGGATCAGACCGATCAGCATCACCAGCACCGGCAGGTAAAGGGCGGTCAGGATCAGCCCGTGCGCGGCAGGAAAAGCGACGAGCAGCAACCCAACCGCCAGCACCAACCAGGTTTCGTTGGCGTCCCAGAAGGGGCCAATGGCGGCAATCATCCGGTCTTTATCGGCAGGATCGGCGGCGGCGAACAGCAGCCCGACGCCGAGATCATACCCGTCGAGGACGACATAGATCAGGATGGCGAGGCCCATCAGCCCGGCAAATACCAGGGGCAGCCAGACCGCAGGATCGCCGAATAAGGTTAGCATGGTCGTTACTCCGCCGCAGCCGGATAGACACGACCCACGGGGGCGGGGGTGATGCCCCCCGCTTTGCGGGCCAGATAGAACAGCGCGCTGATATAGGCCGTCAGCAGCACGGCATAGACGGTCAGGTAAGCGGTTAGCGACAGACCCAAGATCGGCGCCGGGATCGGGGCGGCGGCCTGGGCGGTGGTCAGAACCCCCGTCACCAGCCACGGCTGGCGACCGATTTCGGTGACGTACCAGCCCGCCAAGGTGGCAACCCAGCCGGAAAAGCTCATGGCGACGAAGGCGCGCGCCAGCCAGGGCGTTAGGCGGCCCTTTCGCGTCAAGACATAAGCCCCGAGCCAGGAGAGCGCGAGCATCGCGAGGCCCGTGCCGACCAT
The Elstera cyanobacteriorum DNA segment above includes these coding regions:
- a CDS encoding cytochrome d ubiquinol oxidase subunit II, translated to MLTLFGDPAVWLPLVFAGLMGLAILIYVVLDGYDLGVGLLFAAADPADKDRMIAAIGPFWDANETWLVLAVGLLLVAFPAAHGLILTALYLPVLVMLIGLILRGVAFEFRAKVKPAQKGWWNGAFFAGSLMTALSQGWMLGFYVMGLNDTPATYGFAALTAVCLAASYAFIGATWLIYKTEGALQRQAVRWARVGLGFLVLGLAAVSVASPWVSARIFEKWFSLPNFILLAPLPLGCAALITGVWIVLRHLPTGSDRFAWVPFAGAVGIYTLAFFGLAYSFFPYVVPEKLTIFAAASAPESLMIMLVGALFVLPAIIGYSAFAYFVFRGKATELRYD